One genomic window of Mucilaginibacter sp. SJ includes the following:
- a CDS encoding carotenoid biosynthesis protein yields MKPIASDNSARAKNRICIIVIFLFHLVGLTGFIIPSLTVLFITLVPWHLLLMLGIIIYSYDNFDSRFLLFALTAFVTGFLAEYIGVHTGWLFGHYQYGRTLGIKLFEIPLMIGVNWFLLIYAAGVILQRSRLQNTWVRIFTGSMVLTLLDVLIEPIAIHFDYWHWLDAGVPFKNYGCWFVLSALLLFIFEQFKFKRQSIVGPALLIAQFVFFAVLNLVY; encoded by the coding sequence TTGAAACCCATAGCATCCGATAATTCTGCCCGGGCAAAAAACAGGATCTGTATCATAGTTATTTTCCTGTTTCATTTGGTAGGATTGACAGGCTTTATTATCCCCTCATTAACCGTATTATTTATAACCCTGGTACCATGGCATTTACTATTAATGCTTGGGATTATCATTTATAGTTATGACAATTTTGACAGCAGGTTTCTGCTGTTTGCATTAACCGCCTTCGTCACCGGCTTCCTGGCCGAATACATCGGCGTACATACCGGTTGGCTCTTCGGGCATTATCAGTATGGCCGAACACTTGGCATTAAACTATTTGAAATTCCCCTGATGATCGGGGTAAATTGGTTCCTGCTGATCTATGCCGCAGGGGTTATCCTACAGCGAAGCAGGCTTCAAAATACCTGGGTAAGGATATTTACGGGATCTATGGTCCTTACCCTGCTCGATGTACTGATTGAGCCTATTGCCATACATTTTGATTACTGGCATTGGCTGGATGCCGGCGTTCCGTTTAAAAACTATGGTTGCTGGTTTGTGCTGAGTGCATTGCTGCTTTTTATATTTGAGCAGTTTAAATTTAAACGGCAAAGCATTGTTGGCCCGGCATTACTGATTGCACAATTTGTATTTTTTGCTGTTTTGAATTTGGTGTATTAA
- a CDS encoding alpha-amylase family glycosyl hydrolase, whose amino-acid sequence MIIKNVYLLLAGLLLAGFTSCKKKEVLPGNSGNVPGDTVVNTGKALPAGAKDGVTFINSGKSVIFNLYAPGKKSVSVIGDFNGWDVNDTKALMNNTPDGKRWWLQIDNIDPATEYGYQFYIDKSLKVADPYTEKVLDPDNDSYISADTYPNLKKYPTGKTTGNVSVFQANQPAYSWKNTSFTRPDKKNLVIYELLVRDFIDAHNYQTLTDTLKYLSNLGVNAIELMPFNEFEGNLSWGYNPSFYFAPDKYYGTKNALKAFIDECHSRGIAVIQDMVLNHSFGQSPMVQMYFNTTAGKPAANNPWYNVDPTHPYNVGYQFNHESADTKYFVKNVLKFWMTEYKIDGFRFDLSKGFTQVNYGTSDAAVNAWSQYDASRVAIWKDYNNYIKSVDNNNFYVILEHFAANQEEKELAGEGMMLWNNLNYNANEATMGWLTNSNFQGLFYDQHTFTQPYNLVGYFESHDEERLQFKNESYGNAVGSYNVKDKNTGLAREEMAAAFLFSVPGPKMLWQFGELGYDVSINQGGRTSNKPIYWNYNTDPDRRHLYGVYAKMIKVKEKNAVFASTNSTYDLAGPIKTIQLKDASANVEVVGNFDVVQQTGNISFPATGTWYDNIRKTSINVTSLPYSMTLQPGEYHVYSSVPLQQ is encoded by the coding sequence ATGATCATTAAAAATGTTTACTTATTACTTGCCGGACTTTTATTGGCCGGTTTTACTTCATGCAAAAAGAAAGAAGTTTTGCCGGGCAATTCCGGGAACGTTCCCGGTGATACAGTGGTGAACACCGGGAAGGCGTTGCCGGCGGGTGCAAAAGACGGGGTTACCTTTATCAACTCGGGTAAATCGGTAATTTTTAACCTGTATGCACCGGGCAAAAAATCCGTATCGGTAATAGGTGATTTTAACGGTTGGGATGTGAATGACACCAAAGCCCTGATGAACAACACTCCCGATGGAAAACGCTGGTGGCTGCAGATTGATAACATCGACCCCGCTACCGAATATGGTTACCAGTTTTATATTGATAAATCATTAAAAGTAGCCGATCCGTATACCGAAAAGGTGCTTGATCCGGATAATGATTCATACATTTCCGCAGATACTTATCCCAACCTGAAGAAATATCCAACCGGGAAAACTACCGGTAATGTAAGCGTTTTTCAGGCCAATCAGCCTGCGTACAGCTGGAAAAACACCAGTTTCACCCGCCCCGATAAAAAGAACCTGGTTATTTATGAATTATTGGTTCGTGATTTTATTGATGCACATAATTATCAAACCCTTACAGATACGCTGAAGTATCTCTCCAACCTGGGTGTTAACGCTATTGAACTGATGCCTTTTAATGAGTTTGAAGGTAATCTTTCATGGGGGTATAATCCGTCTTTTTATTTTGCGCCTGATAAATACTACGGTACCAAAAACGCCTTGAAAGCTTTTATTGATGAGTGCCACTCGCGGGGTATCGCGGTGATCCAGGATATGGTGCTTAATCATTCCTTTGGCCAATCGCCAATGGTACAGATGTATTTTAATACAACAGCAGGCAAACCTGCGGCCAACAACCCCTGGTATAATGTGGATCCAACGCATCCTTACAATGTAGGTTACCAGTTTAACCATGAAAGTGCCGACACTAAATATTTTGTAAAAAATGTGCTCAAATTCTGGATGACGGAGTATAAGATAGATGGTTTCCGCTTCGACCTTTCAAAAGGTTTTACCCAGGTTAACTATGGCACGTCTGATGCAGCCGTGAACGCATGGAGCCAGTACGACGCCAGTCGTGTAGCCATCTGGAAAGATTATAACAACTACATCAAAAGCGTCGATAATAATAATTTCTACGTAATACTGGAACATTTTGCGGCTAACCAGGAAGAAAAAGAACTGGCCGGCGAAGGCATGATGCTTTGGAACAACCTGAACTATAATGCCAATGAAGCTACTATGGGCTGGCTAACCAACTCCAATTTTCAGGGTTTGTTTTATGATCAGCATACGTTTACGCAGCCGTATAACCTGGTAGGTTACTTTGAAAGCCATGATGAAGAACGCCTGCAGTTTAAAAACGAAAGTTATGGCAATGCGGTTGGCAGCTATAACGTAAAAGATAAAAACACTGGATTAGCGCGCGAAGAAATGGCAGCCGCGTTCCTGTTCTCGGTTCCGGGGCCTAAGATGCTGTGGCAGTTTGGCGAGCTCGGCTACGATGTAAGTATTAACCAGGGGGGCCGTACAAGCAATAAACCCATCTACTGGAACTATAATACCGATCCTGATAGAAGGCATTTATATGGCGTTTATGCAAAGATGATTAAGGTGAAGGAAAAGAACGCTGTATTTGCCTCAACCAATTCTACTTATGACCTTGCCGGCCCTATTAAAACTATACAGTTAAAAGATGCCAGTGCGAATGTTGAAGTGGTTGGTAATTTTGATGTGGTGCAGCAAACCGGCAATATCAGCTTCCCGGCTACCGGAACGTGGTACGATAACATTCGCAAAACCAGTATTAATGTAACATCATTGCCATATTCCATGACGCTGCAACCCGGCGAATATCATGTTTACAGCAGTGTTCCTTTACAGCAATAA
- a CDS encoding nucleotidyl transferase AbiEii/AbiGii toxin family protein, with protein MKAVDDNLFKTICELQQLPSLKASVLGGGTSLAIRFSHRVSNDIDFFFPGIIGKIGYELIRKEVEAFYGEAVFAIDYPCDINDQFLLQRFFIRRDDTAIKVEILQNMQVYNTPEIINNVKVMSLIDIGPLKLMTASSRANDKDIYDLDYITDHVSLNELMNLLKRRRELYNSSEHKTIFDHDGDFDPINDPGLLLKFEQPSKGSNSRPGHSNPRIDFIEGQKNWPSARSSWRRKVRAYYNSIGKEFPGIQSL; from the coding sequence ATGAAGGCTGTTGATGATAATTTATTTAAAACCATTTGTGAACTTCAACAACTCCCTTCGCTAAAGGCAAGTGTTTTAGGTGGCGGTACCAGCCTGGCCATCCGTTTTAGCCACCGGGTGTCTAATGATATTGATTTTTTCTTTCCCGGTATTATAGGCAAAATTGGGTATGAGTTGATCAGAAAGGAAGTTGAAGCTTTTTACGGAGAAGCCGTTTTTGCGATAGACTATCCATGCGATATAAATGATCAGTTTTTGCTTCAACGTTTTTTTATTCGCAGAGACGACACAGCAATTAAAGTAGAAATATTGCAGAATATGCAGGTTTATAACACTCCTGAAATTATTAATAACGTCAAGGTTATGAGCCTAATTGATATTGGGCCATTAAAATTAATGACCGCATCAAGCAGGGCAAATGACAAAGATATTTATGACCTTGATTATATTACCGATCACGTCTCCCTAAATGAATTGATGAACCTGCTTAAGCGCAGAAGAGAGTTATATAATAGCTCTGAACATAAAACTATATTTGACCATGATGGGGATTTTGATCCCATAAATGATCCCGGGCTATTATTAAAATTTGAACAACCCTCAAAAGGTAGCAACTCCAGACCAGGGCATTCCAACCCCCGTATTGATTTTATTGAGGGACAAAAAAACTGGCCGTCTGCGAGAAGTAGCTGGCGTCGGAAGGTAAGAGCTTATTACAACAGTATAGGTAAGGAGTTTCCAGGCATCCAATCCCTTTAA
- a CDS encoding cold-shock protein → MMQGTVKFFNETKGFGFITPIDGGAEVFVHVSGLVDTIRENDSVTYDVEQGRKGPNAVNVKVA, encoded by the coding sequence ATAATGCAAGGAACAGTAAAATTCTTTAATGAAACTAAAGGCTTCGGATTTATTACACCAATAGATGGTGGTGCTGAAGTTTTTGTACACGTATCAGGTTTGGTTGACACTATCCGTGAAAACGATAGCGTTACCTACGATGTAGAGCAAGGCCGTAAAGGCCCAAATGCGGTGAATGTAAAAGTAGCTTAA
- a CDS encoding alpha/beta fold hydrolase — translation MGFLHLPGLGKAHFHEYGTGQKPLLAFHGYGMTGKQFHVLDQSILPQYHIYGFDHFFHGESRLNGWTEQQIMAGMPKTMVRSYMEEWFKLYGRQRFSVMGYSIGANLALILVEEYADMIDDIILMAPDGLAVFKGFHFILHNTLGRAIFRTATKSKWLAPFLVKSMKTVGAIDESLYRIAYNEIDTEQKRLDTFYTLNLIRQLKPDVQKVAQLINQHKIKCLLIFGRHDKLFPKSAAMPFLGMLNNAEVHEIELGHWLVTKALDEYLVK, via the coding sequence ATGGGGTTTTTACATCTGCCCGGCCTGGGCAAAGCACATTTTCACGAGTATGGTACCGGTCAAAAACCGCTGCTGGCCTTTCATGGTTATGGCATGACGGGGAAGCAGTTTCATGTACTTGATCAGTCTATCCTACCCCAATATCATATCTATGGTTTCGATCATTTTTTTCACGGCGAAAGCAGGCTGAATGGCTGGACAGAACAACAGATCATGGCCGGGATGCCGAAAACAATGGTACGCAGCTACATGGAAGAATGGTTTAAGCTTTACGGCCGGCAGCGCTTTTCGGTAATGGGTTATTCTATAGGCGCCAACCTGGCCCTGATATTGGTTGAAGAATATGCCGATATGATTGATGATATCATTTTAATGGCCCCTGATGGCCTGGCTGTATTTAAAGGCTTTCATTTTATACTACATAATACGCTTGGCCGCGCAATTTTCCGTACGGCTACAAAAAGCAAATGGCTGGCACCTTTTTTAGTTAAAAGCATGAAAACCGTTGGCGCTATTGACGAAAGCCTTTACCGCATAGCTTATAATGAAATTGATACCGAACAAAAACGGCTTGACACCTTTTATACCCTAAATTTGATCAGACAGTTAAAACCTGACGTACAGAAAGTAGCACAACTAATCAATCAGCATAAAATTAAATGTTTGCTGATATTTGGCAGGCATGATAAACTTTTCCCTAAATCGGCGGCAATGCCATTCTTAGGAATGCTCAATAATGCTGAAGTGCACGAAATTGAACTCGGGCACTGGTTGGTTACAAAGGCACTTGACGAGTATTTAGTTAAATAA
- a CDS encoding 1-acyl-sn-glycerol-3-phosphate acyltransferase translates to MIRNKENFFMNRIVHYYIKWIVGKTFHELLFNDIVIDKNKSVLLIGNHFSFWDGLILYCVNDKLLKKKLHVMILEETARSEHFLKYVGAFSVKKDSKSIIQSLDYAAGLLTDPANLVLMFPQGKLYANFVTSINFEKGVMRIIEKANGNFQLVFASTFIQYFKHKKATATVYLKSEPENYTGKSISKLQQAYQRHYEASKALQTEFDT, encoded by the coding sequence ATGATCCGCAATAAAGAAAACTTTTTCATGAACCGTATTGTCCATTATTATATTAAATGGATAGTTGGCAAAACGTTTCATGAACTATTGTTTAACGATATTGTGATTGATAAAAACAAATCGGTGCTGCTGATAGGCAACCACTTTAGTTTTTGGGATGGGTTGATATTATACTGCGTAAACGATAAATTGCTAAAGAAAAAGTTACATGTCATGATCCTGGAAGAGACTGCCCGTAGCGAGCACTTCCTGAAATATGTGGGTGCTTTTTCAGTAAAAAAAGATTCAAAAAGTATCATTCAGTCCCTTGACTATGCGGCCGGATTGCTCACCGATCCGGCAAATTTGGTTTTGATGTTTCCGCAGGGCAAACTGTATGCTAACTTTGTTACCAGCATAAACTTTGAAAAAGGGGTTATGAGGATCATTGAAAAAGCAAACGGGAATTTCCAGCTCGTTTTTGCTTCAACTTTTATTCAGTACTTTAAACATAAAAAGGCAACGGCAACCGTTTATTTAAAAAGCGAACCAGAAAATTACACCGGTAAAAGCATAAGTAAATTACAACAGGCTTACCAAAGGCATTATGAAGCCTCCAAAGCACTGCAAACCGAATTTGATACATAA
- a CDS encoding fatty acid desaturase codes for MQKSPSNIGLFVAALVIGCWAISITLLMQWHFSFSNPLVCVLMLVQMHLYTGLFITAHDAMHGTVSPNKGLNNFVGYLSTFLYASFWYPQLYTKHHRHHSHVHTHEDPDYHQGSFFAWYVQFIRNYLSIWQIVVMAVVFNMLKIWIPQPNLIMFWVVPSLLSTLQLFYFGTYQPHKGEHDNRHFARSQRRNHLAAFFSCYFFGYHYEHHESPGVPWWKLWKAPLPKSRD; via the coding sequence ATGCAAAAAAGTCCATCAAATATTGGTTTATTTGTGGCCGCGCTGGTAATTGGCTGCTGGGCAATAAGCATTACATTACTGATGCAGTGGCATTTCAGCTTCAGCAATCCTCTTGTTTGTGTACTGATGCTGGTGCAAATGCACCTTTATACCGGACTGTTCATCACTGCACATGATGCTATGCATGGTACAGTTTCGCCCAATAAGGGCTTAAATAACTTTGTGGGTTACCTCAGCACTTTCCTATATGCCTCGTTCTGGTACCCGCAATTGTACACCAAACACCACAGGCACCATAGCCACGTACATACCCATGAAGATCCGGATTATCATCAGGGCAGCTTTTTTGCATGGTATGTACAATTTATCCGCAATTACCTGTCCATATGGCAAATTGTGGTGATGGCTGTTGTATTCAATATGCTGAAGATCTGGATCCCACAGCCAAACCTGATCATGTTTTGGGTTGTACCATCATTACTGAGCACATTACAGTTATTTTACTTTGGTACGTACCAACCGCATAAAGGCGAACACGATAACCGGCACTTTGCCCGGAGCCAGCGCCGTAATCATTTGGCTGCATTTTTTAGCTGCTATTTTTTCGGCTATCATTATGAGCACCATGAATCGCCGGGTGTACCGTGGTGGAAATTGTGGAAGGCTCCGTTGCCGAAAAGCAGAGATTAA
- a CDS encoding glycosyltransferase produces the protein MTIAILITLFFIILRFAVTLFNYISNPKLPHIGRYYSDKVSILIPARNEAENILTLLNSIHQQDYNNYEVIIYDDDSSDDTYQVCAEFAAGHPHFRVLKGGKLPDGWMGKNYACHQMAKQADGKYLLFLDADEQVSNRLINSAVHRMHLHQLGLLSLFSNQTMLTLGENLVVPLMHFILLNLLPLRLVYILKNASVAAASGQFMLFDAAIYHKHHWHKAVKNKVVEDVEIMRLIKAERYNGEALLANGMISCRMYRGYGEAINGFSKNFLAAFNYSIIGFLVYITITIAGPLIILTTLNMPLILFTAGLIFLTRIMISLSAGQKAEYNILLHPAQMFSLLIVAVLSIQRYLTKTTMWKGRKI, from the coding sequence GTGACCATAGCTATATTAATAACCCTCTTTTTTATCATACTCAGGTTTGCGGTAACGCTATTCAATTATATCTCCAACCCTAAGCTGCCCCATATAGGGCGGTATTATTCGGATAAAGTTTCTATCCTGATCCCTGCACGTAACGAGGCCGAAAACATATTAACCCTGTTAAATTCCATCCATCAGCAGGATTATAACAACTACGAGGTTATTATTTATGACGATGATTCAAGCGATGACACTTACCAGGTTTGTGCTGAATTTGCTGCCGGGCACCCTCACTTTAGGGTGTTAAAGGGCGGTAAATTACCGGATGGCTGGATGGGGAAAAATTACGCCTGCCACCAGATGGCTAAACAGGCCGATGGTAAATATCTGCTGTTTTTGGATGCCGACGAACAAGTTAGTAACCGGCTTATCAACAGTGCTGTGCACCGTATGCATTTGCACCAACTGGGTTTATTAAGCCTGTTTAGCAATCAAACCATGCTTACCCTCGGCGAGAACCTGGTAGTGCCTCTTATGCATTTCATATTGCTAAACCTGCTTCCTTTACGCCTGGTATATATATTAAAAAACGCCTCAGTAGCAGCCGCCAGCGGGCAGTTTATGTTGTTTGATGCTGCCATTTATCATAAACACCACTGGCACAAAGCGGTAAAAAACAAGGTGGTGGAAGACGTGGAGATCATGCGCCTCATAAAAGCAGAGCGTTATAATGGTGAGGCACTGCTGGCCAACGGCATGATCAGCTGCCGCATGTACCGGGGCTATGGCGAAGCTATAAACGGGTTCAGTAAAAATTTCCTGGCGGCGTTTAACTACAGCATCATTGGTTTTTTGGTGTACATTACCATCACTATTGCCGGTCCGCTGATTATCCTGACAACCCTGAACATGCCGCTGATACTTTTTACCGCAGGCCTTATTTTTCTTACGCGGATCATGATCTCCCTTTCGGCCGGTCAAAAAGCGGAGTATAACATCCTTTTACATCCTGCTCAAATGTTTAGCCTGCTGATTGTGGCTGTTTTATCCATCCAAAGGTATCTTACCAAAACCACGATGTGGAAAGGGCGAAAAATTTGA
- a CDS encoding 4-hydroxy-3-methylbut-2-enyl diphosphate reductase, with the protein MGDYQLKVTIDQDSGFCFGVVYAIDMAEEILEEDGYLYCLGDIVHNDEEVERLKAKGLRIIEHGQLKDLHNEKVLIRAHGEAPDTYRTALENNITLIDASCPVVLKLQNRIKTSYDSNEKILIFGKHGHAEVVGLQGQTNNEAIVFQDIAELDNVELPHNITLYSQTTKSMDKFYSVKDELISRGYALKANDTICRQVSNRDKDLPKFATRFDKIVFVSGKKSSNGKVLYEVCRKHNPNTYFISSTDELDKNMFAPNDTIGIAGATSTPMWLMQKVKAAIESF; encoded by the coding sequence ATGGGAGATTATCAGTTAAAGGTTACTATTGATCAGGATTCGGGCTTTTGCTTTGGGGTGGTTTATGCCATTGATATGGCTGAAGAGATTTTAGAAGAGGATGGCTACCTGTACTGCCTTGGCGATATTGTGCATAATGACGAGGAAGTTGAACGTCTGAAAGCAAAAGGCCTGCGCATCATTGAGCACGGCCAGCTTAAAGATCTCCATAATGAAAAGGTGCTCATCCGTGCCCATGGTGAAGCTCCCGACACCTACCGTACGGCTTTAGAGAATAACATCACCCTTATTGATGCCTCATGCCCGGTAGTGCTTAAACTGCAAAACCGCATCAAAACCTCATACGACTCGAACGAGAAGATCCTGATTTTTGGCAAGCACGGTCATGCAGAAGTGGTTGGCCTGCAGGGACAAACCAATAATGAAGCGATAGTTTTCCAGGATATTGCCGAGCTTGACAATGTAGAACTGCCGCACAACATTACGCTGTATAGCCAAACCACCAAGAGTATGGATAAATTCTACTCGGTGAAAGACGAGCTTATTTCACGCGGCTACGCCCTTAAGGCTAATGATACTATTTGCCGCCAGGTAAGTAACCGGGATAAAGACCTGCCCAAATTTGCAACGCGCTTTGATAAGATTGTTTTTGTATCGGGCAAAAAATCATCAAACGGTAAGGTGTTGTATGAAGTATGCCGCAAGCACAATCCCAATACTTACTTCATATCCTCAACCGACGAGCTGGATAAAAACATGTTTGCGCCAAATGATACCATTGGTATTGCCGGAGCAACATCAACCCCAATGTGGCTGATGCAGAAAGTAAAAGCCGCTATAGAAAGCTTTTAA
- a CDS encoding DUF6922 domain-containing protein produces MKKDIHIQEIFPKYLFWDVDIASLDINHDQDLIIPRALMATTSSTFADDILRLEAIYPKAVIARELKATKEKVSNQVCLLVARRYHIKQFLRFAQ; encoded by the coding sequence ATGAAAAAGGATATACACATTCAAGAAATATTTCCTAAGTATTTATTTTGGGACGTGGACATCGCATCTCTTGATATCAATCACGACCAAGATCTCATCATTCCGAGGGCATTGATGGCAACTACCTCATCAACTTTTGCAGATGATATATTAAGGCTCGAAGCTATTTATCCCAAAGCAGTTATTGCACGTGAATTAAAAGCCACTAAAGAAAAAGTGAGTAATCAGGTTTGCTTGCTGGTTGCACGCCGTTACCATATTAAGCAGTTTTTACGGTTTGCCCAATGA
- the hemH gene encoding ferrochelatase: protein MAKKGILLVNLGTPDSPSTADVKRYLNEFLMDPRVIDIGAISRTLLVKGLIVPFRAPKSAKLYQAIWDPKTGSPLLHYSVLQQQALQQRLGDDYMVELAMRYQNPSIESALEKLKAALVECIQVIPLFPQYASASTGSVYEKVMDIVGKWPTSPNISFINSFHDNELMIETFADNAQKYNPDTYDHVLFSFHGLPQRQLIKADHTHNHCLKSAGCCETLTDANRFCYSAQSHHTAKLIAEKMGIPKEKYTICFQSRLGNDPWVQPYTSEIVAKLAGEGKKRLLVFCPAFVADCLETVYEVTTEYGDEFRALGGEHVQLVESLNDAPKFIDALVQMVNPS, encoded by the coding sequence ATGGCTAAAAAAGGAATTTTACTGGTTAACCTGGGCACCCCGGATAGCCCCAGCACAGCAGATGTAAAGCGTTATTTGAATGAATTTTTGATGGATCCGCGGGTTATTGACATCGGGGCCATTTCACGTACCCTTTTAGTCAAAGGCCTTATTGTTCCGTTCAGGGCGCCTAAATCGGCCAAATTGTACCAAGCCATCTGGGACCCCAAAACAGGCTCACCACTGTTACATTACAGCGTTTTACAACAGCAGGCTTTGCAACAGCGCCTTGGCGATGACTATATGGTTGAGTTGGCTATGCGTTACCAAAACCCTTCTATCGAATCGGCATTAGAGAAACTGAAAGCAGCCCTTGTTGAATGTATCCAGGTGATCCCTTTGTTTCCGCAATATGCTTCGGCCAGTACCGGGTCTGTTTATGAAAAAGTGATGGACATTGTTGGTAAATGGCCAACATCGCCAAATATCAGCTTCATCAACTCGTTTCATGATAACGAGCTGATGATTGAAACTTTTGCTGATAACGCTCAAAAATACAACCCGGATACCTACGATCACGTTTTATTTAGCTTTCACGGACTGCCGCAAAGGCAGCTGATTAAAGCCGACCATACGCATAACCACTGCCTTAAATCGGCCGGCTGCTGTGAAACACTTACTGATGCCAACCGCTTTTGTTATTCAGCACAATCGCACCATACAGCGAAACTGATAGCTGAAAAAATGGGCATTCCGAAAGAGAAATATACCATCTGCTTTCAATCACGCCTGGGCAACGACCCATGGGTGCAGCCTTACACCAGCGAAATCGTAGCTAAGCTGGCCGGCGAAGGTAAAAAACGTCTCCTGGTATTTTGCCCCGCCTTTGTAGCCGACTGCCTTGAAACCGTATATGAAGTAACTACCGAATACGGTGACGAGTTTAGAGCGCTTGGCGGTGAGCATGTGCAACTGGTTGAGAGTTTGAATGATGCCCCTAAGTTTATAGATGCTTTAGTGCAGATGGTAAACCCATCTTAA
- a CDS encoding lysophospholipid acyltransferase family protein: MVPSRKKKFWSKLFIRCVKWWIGRNFKEVNVQPFEPRPGHSILLLTNHFSWWDGFIANRTAVYDLKKQFYIMMQQDQFDQHRYFRYIGAYSIQKGSRAILDSLSYSAGILNDPENLIVIFPQGELYSNHETHIHVETGVYKLMRQIKGPCQVVYHCTLIDYFESLKPRAYVHLFDLGVAGELSFEQLKENINNAHQQALKNQINMEH, translated from the coding sequence ATGGTACCTTCGCGTAAAAAGAAATTTTGGAGTAAACTATTCATCCGTTGCGTAAAATGGTGGATCGGCCGTAATTTTAAAGAGGTTAATGTACAGCCCTTTGAGCCACGCCCGGGACATTCAATATTGCTTTTGACCAATCATTTTAGCTGGTGGGATGGCTTCATTGCTAACCGGACAGCTGTTTATGATCTTAAAAAGCAATTCTATATCATGATGCAGCAGGACCAGTTCGATCAGCACAGGTATTTTCGGTACATTGGTGCTTACTCTATTCAAAAAGGGTCAAGGGCAATACTCGACTCGCTCAGTTACTCGGCCGGGATATTAAATGATCCTGAGAACCTCATCGTGATATTTCCGCAGGGCGAGCTCTATTCAAACCATGAAACACATATCCATGTTGAAACCGGTGTTTATAAACTGATGCGGCAGATAAAAGGCCCCTGCCAGGTGGTTTACCACTGTACCCTGATCGATTACTTTGAAAGCCTGAAGCCCCGTGCCTATGTTCATTTGTTTGATTTAGGTGTTGCCGGCGAACTTAGTTTTGAGCAGTTGAAGGAGAACATTAATAACGCGCATCAGCAAGCGTTGAAGAACCAGATCAATATGGAACACTAA